In a single window of the Coffea eugenioides isolate CCC68of chromosome 3, Ceug_1.0, whole genome shotgun sequence genome:
- the LOC113766083 gene encoding putative late blight resistance protein homolog R1B-14, which translates to MEVLRATRSSKSLHNRMMDQQILNNFNDSLTGCLWELFCCSSSFMDSMKDEMVILYAGLRFLRSILREHQEKMDEQNEKIGALLSEAGIIICSPSLNRVKGGEVSFSESTDALDCYDMLAKTNIHIKHFKDQISGSSIIESIPSFHSLRAPEVSKTSSRMLSKGKMPVTHEVMVGLDDEAAKVIDRLVSGSKQVEIVPIVGMAGLGKTTLAKKVYNDRSVICNFHIRLWCTVSQEFNMKNVLLQILCSDGKHSRKDEFQNLDEHALLEKLYQRLLKNRYLVVFDDVWDIEVWNELRIAFPNDKNGSRIIFTSRFSNVASEVQYGGEPHYLHPLSEKESFELLLKKVFGEEDCPQGLHGYMMEIAKKCRGLPFAVVVVAGILATIEHDILVWEEFAESLTSTTVSGTDQWKKSLELSYEHLPYHLKACLLYFAAFREDEKIGAKNLMRLWIAEGFVKKIEGKRSEVIAEEYLMDLIGRNLVMVSKSGSIGGVKTCYIHDLIFEFCKDEAKEKKFLQVLRGYDELSTFNEPPNLPRLSICSSEEDFIKSRLFCPHLASLLFFHATPGYKEFMLHNISFLFCIYKHLKVLNLEGINLWLKELPTEVESLLCLRYLALTAWHMKFIPPSIAKLSHLETFSLNSHAMVSLPDSIWNMRNLRHVCLKGGVVIGLSSNDNVVENLSNLDTLSTLFLFLDEGGENLLRRIPNVRRLKIRNLGGQNRVYCNMSQLACLESLTCLGHYCPSSWEHVEPPFPMNLKKLSLGGLGLPCRKMSLIEQLPNLEVLKLRMRSMDGQKWELMEGGFPKLRVLTLACA; encoded by the coding sequence ATGGAAGTTCTTAGAGCTACAAGATCCTCAAAATCATTGCATAATAGAATGATGGATCAGCAGATATTGAACAACTTCAATGATTCTCTTACAGGTTGTCTCTGGGAGCTGTTCTGCTGCAGTTCAAGTTTTATGGATTCTATGAAAGATGAAATGGTAATACTCTATGCAGGACTGAGATTCTTGAGAAGCATTTTAAGGGAGCATCAGGAGAAAATGGATGAACAAAACGAAAAAATTGGTGCTCTTCTTAGTGAGGCAGGCATTATAATTTGCTCGCCTTCTCTAAACAGAGTGAAAGGAGGAGAAGTTAGCTTCTCAGAGTCCACAGATGCCCTTGACTGTTATGATATGCTGGCTAAGACCAACATCCATATCAAGCATTTTAAGGATCAGATCAGTGGCTCTAGCATTATTGAAAGTATTCCTTCCTTTCATAGCTTAAGAGCACCAGAAGTTAGCAAGACTTCCAGCCGCATGCTATCAAAAGGTAAAATGCCAGTAACCCATGAAGTCATGGTTGGTCTTGATGATGAGGCAGCAAAAGTAATTGACCGACTTGTAAGCGGATCAAAACAGGTGGAAATTGTTCCCATTGTGGGAATGGCTGGGCTTGGTAAGACAACTTTAGCcaaaaaagtttacaatgataGGTCAGTAATCTGTAACTTCCACATTCGTCTTTGGTGTACTGTTTCTCAAGAATTTAACATGAAAAATGTGTTGCTTCAAATTTTGTGCTCTGATGGCAAACATTCTAGGAAGGATGAGTTTCAAAATCTGGATGAACATGCGTTGCTTGAAAAGCTCTATCAAAGGCTATTGAAGAATCGGtatcttgttgtttttgatGATGTCTGGGACATTGAGGTATGGAATGAGCTGAGAATTGCATTCCCCAATGACAAGAATGGAAGTAGAATCATCTTTACGAGTCGATTTTCTAATGTAGCTTCAGAGGTTCAATATGGTGGAGAACCTCACTATCTTCACCCACTCAGTGAGAAAGAAAGTTTTGAACTACTGCTGAAGAAGGTTTTTGGAGAAGAAGATTGTCCTCAAGGATTGCATGGATACATGATGGAGATTGCCAAAAAATGCAGGGGATTACCATTTGCAGTTGTTGTTGTAGCTGGAATTCTAGCAACTATAGAGCATGATATTTTGGTTTGGGAAGAATTTGCTGAAAGTTTAACTTCGACCACGGTGTCTGGTACAGACCAGTGGAAGAAGTCATTGGAGCTCAGTTATGAGCATTTACCATATCACTTGAAGGCATGCCTGCTGTATTTTGCAGCATTTCGAGAAGATGAAAAAATTGGTGCCAAGAATTTGATGCGCCTCTGGATTGCAGAAGGGTTTGtgaaaaaaattgaaggaaagagATCAGAGGTCATTGCAGAAGAATATCTGATGGACCTTATTGGTCGAAACTTAGTTATGGTAAGTAAAAGCGGATCCATTGGTGGAGTCAAAACTTGTTACATTCATGATTTGATATTTGAGTTCTGTAAGGACGAggcgaaagaaaagaaatttcttcaggTCTTGCGAGGATATGATGAGCTTTCTACCTTTAATGAGCCTCCCAACCTACCTCGGTTGTCCATTTGCTCCAGTGAAGAAGATTTTATAAAGTCAAGGCTATTTTGTCCGCATTTAGCCAGTCTGCTATTCTTCCATGCTACTCCAGGATACAAGGAGTTTATGTTGCATAacatttccttccttttttgcaTCTACAAACATCttaaagttttgaatttagAGGGCATTAACCTATGGCTGAAGGAGCTTCCAACTGAAGTCGAATCACTTCTTTGTTTGAGGTACTTAGCCCTTACAGCTTGGCACATGAAATTCATTCCGCCATCTATAGCCAAGCTCTCACATTTGGAAACCTTCAGTCTAAATTCTCATGCGATGGTGTCATTGCCAGATAGCATCTGGAACATGAGGAATTTGAGGCATGTATGTTTGAAGGGTGGCGTCGTTATTGGTCTTTCTTCCAATGACAACGTTGTTGAAAACCTCTCCAATTTAGACACACTCTCTactctgtttctttttcttgacgAAGGGGGAGAGAACCTGTTGAGAAGGATTCCCAACGTTCGCCGACTTAAAATTCGCAATTTGGGGGGACAAAACAGAGTATACTGCAACATGAGTCAACTAGCATGCCTAGAATCACTCACCTGTTTGGGCCATTACTGCCCAAGTTCATGGGAACATGTTGAGCCTCCCTTTCCCatgaatttgaagaagttgaGTCTTGGCGGTCTGGGTCTTCCCTGTAGAAAAATGTCATTGATTGAACAACTACCCAATCTTGAAGTCCTCAAATTAAGAATGCGGTCAATGGACGGCCAAAAATGGGAGCTGATGGAAGGAGGATTCCCTAAACTCAGGGTCTTGACTCTGGCATGTGCCTAG
- the LOC113767049 gene encoding auxin-induced protein PCNT115-like has translation MAASVKVPRIKLGSQGLVVSAQGLGCMGMSAFYGAPKPEPDMIKLIHHAISRGITHLDTSDLYGPHTNEILIGKALKEGIRAKVELATKFAVNLQDGKFDVRGDPAYVRASCEASLKRLDVDCIDLYYQHRIDTRVPIEVTIGELKKLVEEGKIKYIGLSEASASTIRRAHAVHPITAVQLEWSLWTRDVEEEIIPTCRELGIGIVAYSPLGSGFFSSGPKLVEDFTEGDVRKYMPRFQAENLEHNKNLYEQVNAIASRKGCTPSQLALAWVHHQGKDVCPIPGTTKIENLDQNIGALSVKLSAEDMAELESIASAIKGERCASEAGTWKTADTPPLSTWKCT, from the exons ATGGCGGCGTCAGTGAAAGTGCCAAGAATCAAGCTGGGGTCGCAAGGTCTTGTAGTTTCAGCTCAAGGGCTGGGCTGCATGGGCATGTCAGCCTTCTACGGGGCGCCAAAGCCCGAGCCTGATATGATCAAACTCATCCACCATGCTATTAGCAGAGGTATCACCCATCTTGACACCTCCGATCTCTATGGACCTCACACCAACGAAATACTCATTGGCAAG GCCTTGAAGGAAGGAATAAGAGCGAAAGTGGAGCTAGCAACAAAATTTGCAGTCAATTTGCAGGATGGGAAGTTCGATGTGCGTGGTGATCCAGCCTATGTGAGGGCTTCTTGTGAAGCGAGTTTGAAGCGGCTTGATGTTGACTGCATTGATCTCTATTATCAACATCGAATTGATACACGTGTGCCCATTGAAGTCACG ATAGGAGAGCTCAAGAAACTGGTTGAAGAGGGTAAAATAAAGTATATAGGTCTGTCTGAGGCCTCAGCTTCAACAATTCGAAGAGCACATGCTGTTCACCCAATAACAGCTGTGCAGTTGGAGTGGTCATTGTGGACCAGAGATGTCGAGGAAGAGATTATTCCCACTTGCAG AGAGCTTGGAATAGGGATTGTTGCATACAGTCCACTTGGAAGCGGATTCTTCTCTTCAGGTCCAAAGCTGGTCGAGGATTTTACTGAAGGTGATGTCAGAAAG TATATGCCAAGGTTTCAAGCAGAGAATTTGGAGCACAACAAGAACTTGTACGAGCAGGTCAATGCGATTGCTTCAAGGAAGGGTTGTACTCCATCACAGCTAGCATTGGCCTGGGTCCATCACCAAGGCAAAGATGTTTGCCCCATACCTGGCACTACCAAGATTGAGAACCTCGATCAGAATATAGGAGCTTTGTCTGTAAAACTGTCGGCAGAGGATATGGCGGAACTTGAATCTATTGCTTCAGCTATCAAGGGTGAGAGATGTGCGTCTGAAGCTGGCACTTGGAAAACTGCTGATACTCCACCTTTGTCAACCTGGAAGTGCACATGA